Within Spinacia oleracea cultivar Varoflay chromosome 4, BTI_SOV_V1, whole genome shotgun sequence, the genomic segment ATTAGCAGTTTCTCTATTCtcaggctgtgaagggagttgaccttgGGGTCTCCCTGTaagagtagtagccatttgtgccaactgtgtatcaatgatcttgttatggGCGGAAAGAGAATCAAGTTTAGCATCCTTTTCACTCAGAGACTTCTGCATCTGCaacatcatgtttctcatctccACTAGCATAGGATCAGACTatgtgggttgaggttgtggtggtggagatgGTGTGTGTTGGTCCACTGGACTATTGATTGCAGTTACTCCGTggttggtatggttgttgtggtggtggaggatgTTGAACCTGATGGGGGTTCTGAATATTAGTACTCATGTATGATAATAGGGGATTGTTCTTATACCCTCATTGTAAGAATTAGAGTACGGGTTATTCTGTTTGTAGGCCTGGAATGCATTACATTGTTCAATggagctcctacattcctgtgcatagTGACCAGACATCGCACAACTATCACATACATTGACGGCTTGAGAATTCAttgcagctacactaacaggttgaGCAGATTGAGCAGttgctgcttgcatattatcaaacttgtAATGTAAAgtagtcaattgggcagttagtTGTTCTATGGAATTCAagtcatgcttaccacccttgttagatagacctctaagattcccatactgggcattaTGAATGGACATCTCCTCAATCGCCTACATAGCTCTAGTCACAGCAAGTTGCATGAATCTCCCACTAGCAGCAGAATCCAAAATAAGtatagactcattacccagaccattatagaaTTGTTGAATCAAGAACCTGTCACTcaaaccatggtgtgggcactctctcTGTAAATCCTTGAACCTttcccagacctcgaacaaactctcatctgcctGTTGAGTAATAGCAATGATCTGGCTCCTCAGACGAgttgtcttctcaggtgggaaatatttcACATAAAATGCAAGGGCTAAAGACTCCTAGTTAGTAATTTTCATTGCCGCCCGGTTCAACCCATTGATCCACAACTTTTCCTTTCCACTCAGAGATAATGGGAAAAACATCTCCATAGTTTGTTCCGGAGTCAcattcttctgcttaatggtATAGCAATATTGGATGAAAGATTGGATGTGAAGATTTTGGTCTTCACCTACCTCCCCAACGAACTGGAGTCTCTCAATCATGTTTATCAATGCATGCTCAATCTTGAaagtctcagctgcaatagaaggcatgattgccttgggtAGCACGGAAAGACTTGGCTTAGAGTAGTCTGTAAGCCTCGGTTCAActgtttcgtcacccatctctatctctgaaactgtatctgtatctgaaggaaaaagatcgccaagaatatgatcagaatcagagttaGAGTAATTCCCAACTCTGCGACAAAGTTTCTTCGTCTACGGAAGGTCctttcaggttcaggatcgaacggAGTAAGATTACAAGTACCTatggtcctgggcatagacaaagaaacTACAAACGGGTGTAAGATCCGGTCTATACAAAcgagaagtaacaaacaataatctagaacaaacaattaaaaacagaaaataaaaccgtttccccggcaacggcgccaaaatttgacaggctaaatcgcactcctatcaaagataaacctaacattcaccaactaaaaatatagcaagggaagtagggatcgtatccacagggaaaacaatgttctttctactactaATCAACAAGTCTAGACTATTCGTAACAAGGGAATAGGTTTGGTCTGTAAATTAAAACTAAGGCAATAATTAAATCGGAAAAtatcaatattaagggaatttagggcaacggttcatcacaaatgcagaccgggatcgGACAACGGACAgcaacaatcaatcaacaatcataactaggaaaacatcaCAAATGCATGCTCTCTCTATGTACTAGAAACaaatcctatctaatagccacagaccaaaaacatcatatttatacctctcggtgcataatctaaggttaatcaaactcaataaAAAAAGTCCGGCCAAACAGAATTGACGAACAATtaaaataagctatagaaatcacAATCACTTAATCAATAATCGAGTCCAAAtccaatcccaatcatgcatccATGgatccctaaaccctagaaaaatgACTACTCACTCATAATGAAAATAGCTAAAACAATACTAATCAATGGAGACATAATTAGAATAATTAATAAAGCAAGTAGAAGCAatgaaaatgaataaataaaCTTTAGACTGAAacaatacctaaatgaagaacgaGGGAAGAACTCAAAAGTTGGAGcttttaattgaaataataaaactaagtgttgatAATTTTGAGAGAATAAACTAAGTAATgtaaaataaactaagtattcAATACTAGGAAATAAGATGtctactaaaaatataaggcttagtatttatagtttgcccaaaatacaagcgAAAACCGGAACTAAAACTCGCGAAAAAACGCttgaggttggcgtcgcccgatcgggcattatGCTCGACAAACGGGTCGATCGGGAAAAATTTCGCCCGATCAGGCGGATGAGAATTGCTCCATATAGCCTTCAGGATGGCCGTCCGATGGCCACCGGgagaagcccgcccgatcgggcgcgcgttgaaacTGGTAGTTGTCTTTTTCTTCGCCCAATTTTCTCATTTCGCCCTCCAATCATAGGGCGATTAGCAAAATGCATCGTCCTTCACTCATAGCACcaagtctaactctcggggctcgaACATAGGCATCCTAGGCTCCCAAGGGTCGACCATGATCATCCCGAACCTACTCGGgaatcgtgtagtggcctataTCATCGGGAAACAAGCCTAAAAAGGCTAATTTCTCATCAATatatcctgaaactcaaggcacacttacaacacacattagtactaaaaatggctcctaagagctcatttgacgcagaaaagtactaagggacgggggtaaaaactctatataaaatacaCATATCACACCCATGAACGATGAACGAAGAAGAATGACGAAGAATGACGAGGTCGATTTGCCGACCATCGGAACTCCGACGAGGATTAGTGATAACATTGAATTAACTTAAGCGAGAAATAAAGTTAATTGTTAACTAACTttcctaattattttatttattaatttcataaaatacAAATAATAATTTTGGGAAATTCataaattacaaaaatatttCCATAAAAGAAATTGTGTATTtaaatttaaagataaaaaaattaaattcattaaaatatattaattttattaaatttaaagaTAAAAGGAAAGAATTTTATATGGCCCATATTAATTCTAAGCAATGGTCATTTTTATTATGAccactagattagatcccgtgcaatGCACAGATATTCTAAAATTTATTTCACTGATTTTTTAATACTATATAATAGATTTTACTGAAATATTTATTTTCCTAAAttattgcataattaataaatcttgaacgtaTACATTTAATCACCATACGGACTTTGCAATTTCCGTCCTACTACGAATAACATATTTTATATTCTTGATTCGCTAACTAGACCAAAATATTTCAATACAGagtatgctaatttgaccaaaattttgattaaatatatttttcattattaatataacgatttgactaaaatattaccaaatcaTTATTAGCAAATTATGTGCCATAATTTCCATAATCTATACACAAATATTCTTTTTCCATATGTAAACACTTAATAAGAAAggatagaaaataaaataaaatacaaattaCAGAATCTTTAGGAAatagtttttggcgggaaaattttgcaccaAAAAGCGATATGTGTCACttctggtgtctgttttagtataatgtaatttaTAGAtaaatagatagatagatagaagATAGTAGAATGATGTGTAAATCCTTTGGTCTATTTCAAACAGAGGAAGTCAAAATCGCAGGCTGTTGTGTTTTTATAAAAACATAAcagcaaaaaaaaatcaatgaaatACTACATGTTTTAAACGATATGTTACTTTGTTTTTAATGAAATGATACTCtttttaacgaaatggtacatgttttaatcGAAATGGTATTCTGTTTAACAAAATGATActctatttttaataaaattgtaCTCTTTTTTAAGTAAATGGTACATGTTTAGCATTGTGATGTGTTTGCTCACACATCACAGCATGCCGCCTCGCCGACCTCATTTCAAACACAAGTCATTTTTGACCTAAATTTGATTCGGTCGACGAGGGCGGAGATGCGGCATGTTGTGATGCGTGAGCAAACACATCACAACGCCAAACATGGAccatttctttaaaaaaaagtaccattcattaaaaaaaaaagtaccatttcgttaaacAGAGTACCATTTCgataaaacatgtaccatttcgATTAAAATATGTACCATTTCgattaaaacatgtaccatttcgattaaaacatgtaccattgcATTGAATTTTTCTACGGTTatatttttacaaaaacatAACAAACTGGGTTTTTACTTCCTCATTTGTCGACTGCCCGATCGGCCATCTCTTCACCTTGCATCGAGCCGCGGGTACAATgcaaataaaaggagaaaactTAATTGACCCAGTGGGTAGTTTACCCACGTGATGTGGCAGACGATGTGGCATGATTGACAACAAGTGGATGATGACATGGCATTGGTAACAAACGGGCAGCAAGACATGGAACTTGGCAATAATTAGTTACGAGTAAGTCCAATAATTTGAAAGTTACGAGTAATTTGGAAATAACTAATTATAATTTGTAAGTTACGAGTAATTTGGAAATGAATGGTTCTTCAAATTCATCTCTTCTATTTTTGAGTATTACTTAATCACCTCAActtcgtccttatcaatggtggATTTTAATGGGAATTCAAGAGAAATTGTAAAAGAAAAATGTTCCTAATTGGGTTTACATGAAAAAATGATTATATAATCGAAATAAgatgcaaaataaaaataattccgACCTATGACTTATTATAGAGCAcaaaattatacggagtaatttcTACCATTTTTAGTACTACAATATGATGATCATGAGCAACTAGAACTGTAATAAATACATAATagaaagaggaggaagaagacaaCGATTTTTGGTGTATTACTCGTACTACTCCGTATCAATTTGTTAACTCGGGTCGGGTTCGAATTATATTTGGTCATATTAGATCAGGAGTTCGATCTACAATAAAATTACTGTAGATCGGGGTACCTAAAACTTTTTGATAATAACCAGTATGCCTAGGCCATGTCCAGTTTAGAACCGGTTtatccagatcatgtccaagtCTGTTTAATAATACGGAATAGTTAAATAGTGACTAAggtcaaataaataatttataattattataattttttaatgtGTTAATGTGAAAACAAATAATGTTAAGATCATCATGAAGCGAAGGCAATATAAATTATCATGttcgattttttattttttattttttataaggtaaGAAAAATAATCTTAGGAGACCCTCCGCACGAGGGGAACTCCTAAGAAATTGTTATGAACAATAGCCCATAATTATCTTACCTGGTTTTACATGTCAATAATACGATCAACTTCATTTACAATaatttttatactccctcccaTATTCTTTTTTGGTTCATCTCATAAAGATTGTCTCATAAAAGTGAAGAAGACAAAGATAACCATTTCCTTGTAAAATTTTGGCCCAACCCTTAATAAAAACATATTTTATTATGGAGTAAACAATAAATTAAGGACAGAGGAAGTATGATATACATGAATGTGAATGAGTTGATATATATACTCGTAAACAGTTCGTGAAAAAATCTAGCTAAAAGTCGATTAAACCGCATTCATTAATAAATAAACTAGTACAATCAAAAATTTCTAACTCGTCTAATAAATTATAAAAGGATACCCATAAGATAAATGTTGATTAAGTGTACTCtagtttagggttagggttagggtttagggtttaggtttTAGGGTtcgggtttagggtttagggtttagggttagggtttagggttagggtttagggtttagcaTTTTTGACAACTTTGTATATGATCATAAACCTTATGATCATTAAAAAAATGACATTTCGGTAATTCTATACTTCATACatgatttattttaattatatatgcATTTTTAAATAGTATTTCTAGATTGTTAGTAAGTTTGTACATAGAATCTCACGACTCTACCCTCTAATTTTAAACCGCCATGTCGGTTCAAAGTAGAATAGAAATTATGACAATAACTTGCATATAAATTAGACCTGTCAACCGGTTAGATGGGTTGGGTTCGAGTCGGGTAAATACcatacaaaaacaaacaaacttcgATACTTAAAAGGGAATGTATTTGACTCAAACTATCTTAAATCAAACAAATTGTAATCATCCTATATGGGTAAATAAATTGTCCCACTTAAACTATCCCTGGCGTACAAATTGTTTGAATTTGTTCTCATTTCCCGCTCTTGTATAAGGAAGGCTTGTACCTGCACATTAGTTTGACACATTTAgaaattataataaaaataattatactATGTAGCATTTATGTAGAAACTCATAATCAATATAAAGATACTTTTTACTTACTCGGTCTTGCTTGCGTTGGTGCACCGTACTTCAGTCCATATGaagaaaaaaagtaaaaattaaattatatagaaactaaaatttataatatataAGTAATATTAGTAACTTACCGGCAAGGGTGACATCACATGAAATGGAGGAGCAGGGGCCATATTATACGTAAACGGATTATAGTTTGGCCGAACAaccttaataaaataaaatgtcaaAGTAATTCTTCCTCTGTATTATGGAGTAACATCGTATTAACAAGTTATCATAAAAAAACACTTACATGTGCGCTAGGGGAGCTAACAACATAGTTTGACGACATGATTGGATATTGCGTCCCATTCACTTGGTATTGATTCTGGgacaaaaaacaaaataaaacacaaGCATTggtaaatattattttcatcATGTACATATAACTAATTTTTTCATACCTGTGACCATTCTCCATATCCAATGTTATAGTCTGGTGTATGATGATTCTTCTTGTATATCTCACTTTGTTGGTCATTTGCATATCCTTTCCTCTTGCTTGGTTTTTTCCCTTTACCTCTCCGATCTATTggatctttttatttttggttcACCAAATCCTCATGTTGAGGATTTCTCTCATCTTCATCTCCGTTTGAGGAATGTCTTCCATAAACCTTTCCAATGGTGTTCACAGTTTTGGGTATTTCTTGACATCCTTCGACCAATGCCTTCACTTCCAACCTCAACTTAGACAAAGATTCCATAAGAAACGAATATGGTTTCTCATCTATGATTGCCACAGAAGCAATATCCTCAAATTCCTTAGACAAAGCAATGTACCTCTTCGCTTGCGGATTCTTATCCGGGGTATAATATGGAACCGGAACTGTGGTATAGTTTCGTACCAAATCCTTTCTCCATCTAGATAGGATGTACTTCTCAGGAACACACTCAACATCCTCCTCATGATATACTCGAACCACACGACAACACAAAATACCCCTAAATTCAAAGTGTTTACATTCACACTTCACATCGTAGGAGATTCGATCCAGTGTCACCTTAAAAGTTTGTCTTTTAGGCCATTTAGCCTTTTTGTCACCACTTCGTACACACAAATTTTTCCAGTCTTGGGTTTTTGTTGCACTAGTATATGTAACCAAACGCACCTGATCTTGAAACTCCTCAAATTTCTTTGACGTATAAAGGCGTTGAAATACACCCTCACTGACATATTCTGTGAAACATAATGTTGGCTTATTAGTTGATCGAAAATTTTCATTGTCCTCATCATTTGCTCATTTGCCTAATGCAAGACAATATTGATCAACAAATTCTTTCAATGAAGTATTCAGATTCACAAATGCTTTGAAAAAGTTATTCATACTCTCACTCCGTTGGGTGCTAGACATTCCAGCCCAAAAATCACTTTTAAAATACACAGGAACCCATCGATGCCTTACAGTGTACATCTCATCAAACCACTTGATAGTATGCAGCTTATATTTCTCCACTACTTCTTCCCATCTTTTTTCAAATTCTTCAACATGAAGAGAATCATGGAGAGCACGTCGTAATGACTTGCGGATTTCATCGATATTTTCTTCGTCCTTTAGATGTTTCTTTGCATTTCTCAAAATATGCCAAATACACCATCGATGTTTTGCATCAGGAAAAACCTCCTTAATTGCATTCCCTGTAACGGAAAAGTTAGTATAAAAGAAACTTAGCCGCTTtgtattaaaatcaataataataatatgaaaCCAATGCAAGAAATAATATAACAAACATTCAAAAGGAATAAGTTCCGTGTAATATTAGGAACTTTTTCCCTCCATATATGAAGTATGCTCTGTGATATGAGGCCTAGTGGACAAGAACCAGAAAGAAAGTTGGTCCATTAGTGTCAAATAACCAACATAACATAGCTGTCTAAAATATTCATCAATACAATATTATTAGAGTGGAAAAACGTTACCTATATCCATGCACTGATCAGTAATAATACAATTTGGAGCTTTTCCAGACATACATTCTAGCCATGTCTTGAACAACCAAACATAGTTCCTTGTATCCTCTCCTGAAATTAGAGCACATCCAAGTAACATTGACTGATTGTGATGATTCACGCCTATAAATGGGCAAAAGGGCATTCTGTATCTATTCCTCAAGTATGTGgtgtctgaaggaaataatgcccttggtccaagtatgcattctatgttaagtctaataaatgcggttcagtattaattaacaagttaataattcagtgagatcaagtgagctgaatgcctagctagaggccgcttcagttcaagtggaattaatgatattaatccacagcttactcttgactgaacccgtagggtcacacaaatagtacgtaaacggatcaagtatttaatggcattagatactccatctatggatattcggaatcgacggatcttggtttcagtgggagctgagatcgtcacaggcaagaaatgaatactccggaaacgatgatattgccggaaacggaaatatggatcgtatcggaaatataaatattatccaagtcgtagatgttgccggaaacggaaacatggtacgtatcggaaaatattatcggaaatggaaatattaccagaatcggaaatattgccggaaacggaaatattgtcagaatcggaaatattatcggaatcggaaaataattccggaaacggaaatattaaatatttgttcgaaacggaaattgattccggaatcggaaatattaaatattgttcgtatcggaaatgaattccggaaccgggaatttaatcggaatcgtatcgtacgaattagcatcggacgaggcctgccggacgaaggcccagcatgaagtcgggccatcgcccagcaagccaaacgcgcgcccagccaaggcagcgcccaggcccaccgcaaggcaggcccagcgcgcgccaaggccatggcctcgctgcgtggactgctgctcgcacgcacacgcatgggcggcccatcgtggctgccgtgtgtgtgtgagtttgtgttcatgcacgattcctaaaactattagaattagtatatgattaaattcctattcctaaaaggataaattaattaattagagttcttgtaggattctaagtttaattaattcgtatcctactaggattccaattccctttccataactctataaatacgtgcctagggtcacatattttcagagattaattcaagtattcaaagtgagttttgagagaaaaattcagtcatatttcttacctaagagtgccgaaaattctagtaccttaagggcgattctagttggtcaatcttaaggcggatccggacgtgctgtggactatctacggagggacgacacttggagtcctaaagacttgttcttgttcggttcgggcgcagctagggaaggcacgcaacaaagagtatgcatctaaattatgctatatgattatgtgtaaataatatgtattcctggcttaatggttgtttccgcatgatttatgaattgtcatatgtatcataacctaacagtgtcaAATGATATAACATCTCCAAAGTCTCGATATGCAGCTCTACACCTTCCATCAACCCAAAAAACATTTTTTAGTCTTCCATCATCCCCTCTTTCATACATATAATAAAAATTCTTGTCTTTGGAAGACATTTCTAGAAAATGTTTCTCCATCGCAGCAAAATCTCCTTTTCGAAGACACAAACGTCTATGTTTGCTGACTAGATTTCTACAATCTTTCTCGGAGAAAGGAACAAAACCATATCCACCATAACGTACTGCAAATGTGGCATAATTTCTACTAATAGGTACTCCAGCCCTTTCATTAGTCATTATAATGTCTTTGTTGTGTGGGTTAATGAATCGATAATTAGACATGAATCGTGAATTCAAGGGATCCAAGGTATGGTTATGCTCCAAAACCACAGTGTTGAGTTTCCATTCCCCGATATTCTTGTCAAATGTGGCGGTTATTTTAGCTTTACAACCGGTAACCTGAGTGCGTGATGGCTTTGATGGATCTTTCCCTTTAGGAGTGAATTTCCCTTCTTTTGTACATGTTAGTCTCAACCTTGTGCAATCATTGCTTTTATCACAAACAACACCTTTAACATTTTCCCGACTTCTAATCTTCATCTCGAACCCGTTTTGTCTTCCAAATTCATGGTAGTATTCAATAACAGCATTATAAGATCTAAATGTCATGCCTACACTCGGGGGTACTAGTGGCTCTTCAACTGGTGCGGGTGTTGGCTCATCAACAGATATATCGTTTCTTTCATTTGGATCTTCATCACCTATTAATATATCATCTTCACTAGTGTCATGTCTGATTATATCTGATTCCAAGTCAACACTTAAGTTTGTATCTGAACTTTCATAGCTATCACATTCACTAGGATACTCATTATTGAGATCAATCGCCATTTTTTGCACTCTATCAACTTCTCCGTCCTTTTTGTCCATGGTAATTTTTCTGCATAAAACAATACATATATAAATTTGCAGTGGTCATATATATTAGAAAAAGATGTACTTAATTTAATGGTACTAATTCCTTTATTATTTTACCAAACATAAAGCAAACACATTATTAGCTTTGGCTAGCGGTATGTTATGTGTTTTATGGGCTGCCAATTATGGTATGTTACACCAGGCCACAATTATTGTTTTATGGGtat encodes:
- the LOC110779766 gene encoding protein FAR1-RELATED SEQUENCE 5-like gives rise to the protein MDKKDGEVDRVQKMAIDLNNEYPSECDSYESSDTNLSVDLESDIIRHDTSEDDILIGDEDPNERNDISVDEPTPAPVEEPLVPPSVGMTFRSYNAVIEYYHEFGRQNGFEMKIRSRENVKGVVCDKSNDCTRLRLTCTKEGKFTPKGKDPSKPSRTQVTGCKAKITATFDKNIGEWKLNTVVLEHNHTLDPLNSRFMSNYRFINPHNKDIIMTNERAGVPISRNYATFAVRYGGYGFVPFSEKDCRNLVSKHRRLCLRKGDFAAMEKHFLEMSSKDKNFYYMYERGDDGRLKNVFWVDGRCRAAYRDFGDVISFDTVRRESSQSVNVTWMCSNFRRGYKELCLVVQDMARIQLCYVGYLTLMDQLSFWFLSTRPHITEHTSYMEGKRNAIKEVFPDAKHRWCIWHILRNAKKHLKDEENIDEIRKSLRRALHDSLHVEEFEKRWEEVVEKYKLHTIKWFDEMYTVRHRWVPVYFKSDFWAGMSSTQRSEKYVSEGVFQRLYTSKKFEEFQDQVRLVTYTSATKTQDWKNLCVRSGDKKAKWPKRQTFKVTLDRISYDVKCECKHFEFRGILCCRVVRVYHEEDVECVPEKYILSRWRKDLVRNYTTVPVPYYTPDKNPQAKRYIALSKEFEDIASVAIIDEKPYSFLMESLSKLRLEVKALVEGCQEIPKTVNTIGKVYGRHSSNGDEDERNPQHEDLVNQK